The Salvelinus namaycush isolate Seneca chromosome 8, SaNama_1.0, whole genome shotgun sequence genome has a segment encoding these proteins:
- the ankrd49 gene encoding ankyrin repeat domain-containing protein 49, whose protein sequence is MEEFPESFNQLELLKTHDHLIPRGACSLWPGDEEEEDEEEGERSEEWYQQKEEKLKDRPEELMLWAAENNRLPTVKRLLSVDPLLAHCQDEDGYTPLHRAAYGGHAATTSTLLAAGTEVDSRTADGWTPLHSACRWGQVATASLLLRQGAELNAQTNGGLTALHLAASHPGPGSAHTLEFLLSQRHIKAELRSNSGETASEIARRSGPHHFLFEMAEDCNSVLSPR, encoded by the exons ATGGAGGAGTTCCCAGAGAGCTTTAACCAGCTGGAACTGCTGAAGACCCACGACCACCTGATCCCCCGCGGAGCATGCAGCCTCTGGCCGGGAGAcgaagaagaggaggacgaggaggagggggaaagGAGTGAAGAGTGGTATCAGCAGAAGGAGGAGAAGCTGAAAGACAGACCGGAGGAGCTAATGCTGTGGGCAGCAGAGAATAACAGA CTGCCAACGGTGAAGCGGCTGCTCTCGGTCGACCCCTTGCTTGCGCATTGCCAGGACGAGGACGGCTATACTCCGTTGCACCGTGCGGCCTACGGAGGTCACGCCGCCACGACCTCTACCCTGTTGGCAGCGGGCACCGAAGTTGACTCCCGCACTGCCGACGGCTGGACGCCCCTACACAGCGCCTGTCGCTGGGGCCAAGTTGCCACTGCGTCCCTCCTGTTGCGCCAAGGGGCGGAGTTGAACGCCCAGACCAACGGCGGCCTCACAGCGCTCCATCTAGCTGCCTCCCACCCTGGACCGGGCTCCGCCCACACGCTGGAGTTCCTCCTATCGCAGCGCCACATCAAGGCGGAGCTTCGGAGCAATAGCGGGGAGACGGCCAGTGAAATCGCACGCCGAAGTGGACCGCATCACTTCCTGTTTGAGATGGCGGAGGACTGTAACAGCGTGCTGTCTCCGCGGTGA